The Nycticebus coucang isolate mNycCou1 chromosome 8, mNycCou1.pri, whole genome shotgun sequence genome has a window encoding:
- the LOC128591715 gene encoding zinc finger protein with KRAB and SCAN domains 7-like isoform X4 has product MTTGGRGTLGLVPRNAIFQKQEGRLNVKQEPESQTWGQGCSLQKNHPPVCEIFRLHFRQLCYHEMSGPQEALSRLRELCRWWLMPEVHTKEQILELLVLEQFLSILPTELRTWVQLHHPESGEEAVAVVEDFQRHLNGSGEVTTPAQEQEMHLEEMAALGATKESPPTSPLSGGSVPGALLEPLHDPGAHHLPNVHFAQLVSPVPAFPQAGSSGDQAGTTVLRMVRCQDTAACEDLSVDDTEQKWKGLAFSQRAPYWNVMLENYHSSASLGNDSVPQ; this is encoded by the exons ATGACCACTGGAGGCAGGGGAACTTTAGGTCTTGTCCCCAGGAATGCTATTTTCCAGAAACAGGAGGGACGCCTGAATGTGAAGCAGGAGCCAGAGAGCCAGACGTGGGGACAGGGCTGCAGTCTTCAAAAGAACCACCCTCCTGTCTGTGAAATCTTCCGGCTGCACTTTAGGCAGTTATGTTACCACGAGATGTCTGGGCCACAGGAAGCTCTGAGCCGCCTCCGGGAGCTCTGCCGCTGGTGGCTGATGCCAGAGGTACACACCAAGGAGCAGATCCTGGAGCTGCTGGTGTTAGAGCAGTTTCTGAGCATCCTACCCACGGAGCTCCGGACCTGGGTACAGCTCCATCACCCCGAGAGTGGTGAGGAGGCTGTGGCTGTGGTGGAGGATTTCCAGAGACACCTCAATGGATCAGGAGAG GTTACAACTCCAGCACAGGAACAGGAAATGCACTTGGAGGAGATGGCAGCTCTGGGTGCAACAAAGGAATCCCCTCCTACCTCACCGCTCAGTGGAGGCTCAGTCCCTGGAGCCCTCTTGGAGCCTCTTCATGACCCAGGGGCACATCACCTTCCCAATGTGCACTTTG cTCAACTTGTTTCCCCGGTTCCTGCCTTTCCCCAAGCTGGGAGCTCTGGAGACCAAGCAGGAACAACTGTGCTTCGGATGGTCAGGTGCCAG GACACTGCGGCATGTGAGGACCTGTCTGTGGATGACACTGAGCAGAAGTGGAAAGGTCTGGCATTCAGTCAGAGAGCCCCGTACTGGAACGTGATGCTGGAAAATTACCACAGCTCGGCCTCGTTGGGTAATGATTCTGTTCCTCAGTAA
- the LOC128591715 gene encoding zinc finger protein with KRAB and SCAN domains 7-like isoform X2, with product MTTGGRGTLGLVPRNAIFQKQEGRLNVKQEPESQTWGQGCSLQKNHPPVCEIFRLHFRQLCYHEMSGPQEALSRLRELCRWWLMPEVHTKEQILELLVLEQFLSILPTELRTWVQLHHPESGEEAVAVVEDFQRHLNGSGEVTTPAQEQEMHLEEMAALGATKESPPTSPLSGGSVPGALLEPLHDPGAHHLPNVHFAQLVSPVPAFPQAGSSGDQAGTTVLRMVRCQDTAACEDLSVDDTEQKWKGLAFSQRAPYWNVMLENYHSSASLGESKMESSELTLKQEISNVSELSDSTLGVPFGLVPGAPVSGDVHEDTFKTLEGQPLDEEENRLQSDFLEIVDEDKEKYRCEEYKEVEENPNLSSNPAEHGGTRKGRKKTYQCQECGRAFKRSSHLIGHQRIHTGEKPYECNECGKTFRQTSQLVVHLRTHTGEKPYVCTECGKTYRHSSHLILHKRLHSGEKPYKCNECGRGFTQSSRLIDHQRLHTGEKPYECSECGEAFIRSKSLLRHQILHSGKQPYECNECGRAFCSNRNLIDHQRIHTGEKPYECNECGKAFSRSKCLIRHQILHTGEKPYKCGECGKAFHQNSQLADHERIHTGEKPFECSECGKAFSLSKCLIRHQRLHTGEKPYKCSECGKSFNQNSHLIIHQRIHTGEKPYECHECGKVFSYSSSLMVHQRTHTGEKPYKCNDCGKAFSDSSQLIVHQRVHTGEKPYECSECGKSFSQRSTFNHHQRTHTGEKPSSLTQSVS from the exons ATGACCACTGGAGGCAGGGGAACTTTAGGTCTTGTCCCCAGGAATGCTATTTTCCAGAAACAGGAGGGACGCCTGAATGTGAAGCAGGAGCCAGAGAGCCAGACGTGGGGACAGGGCTGCAGTCTTCAAAAGAACCACCCTCCTGTCTGTGAAATCTTCCGGCTGCACTTTAGGCAGTTATGTTACCACGAGATGTCTGGGCCACAGGAAGCTCTGAGCCGCCTCCGGGAGCTCTGCCGCTGGTGGCTGATGCCAGAGGTACACACCAAGGAGCAGATCCTGGAGCTGCTGGTGTTAGAGCAGTTTCTGAGCATCCTACCCACGGAGCTCCGGACCTGGGTACAGCTCCATCACCCCGAGAGTGGTGAGGAGGCTGTGGCTGTGGTGGAGGATTTCCAGAGACACCTCAATGGATCAGGAGAG GTTACAACTCCAGCACAGGAACAGGAAATGCACTTGGAGGAGATGGCAGCTCTGGGTGCAACAAAGGAATCCCCTCCTACCTCACCGCTCAGTGGAGGCTCAGTCCCTGGAGCCCTCTTGGAGCCTCTTCATGACCCAGGGGCACATCACCTTCCCAATGTGCACTTTG cTCAACTTGTTTCCCCGGTTCCTGCCTTTCCCCAAGCTGGGAGCTCTGGAGACCAAGCAGGAACAACTGTGCTTCGGATGGTCAGGTGCCAG GACACTGCGGCATGTGAGGACCTGTCTGTGGATGACACTGAGCAGAAGTGGAAAGGTCTGGCATTCAGTCAGAGAGCCCCGTACTGGAACGTGATGCTGGAAAATTACCACAGCTCGGCCTCGTTGG GTGAGAGCAAGATGGAGAGTTCAGAGTTAACTTTGAAGCAAGAAATTTCTAATGTATCAGAGTTATCTGATAGCACATTGGGGGTACCCTTTGGCCTGGTTCCTGGGGCACCAGTGTCTGGAGATGTCCATGAAGATACATTCAAAACGCTAGAAGGGCAACCCTTAGATGAAGAAGAGAACAGActacaaagtgattttttggAAATAGTAGATGAGGATAAGGAAAAATACAGGTGTGAAGAATATAAGGAAGTTGAGGAAAACCCAAATCTGTCCTCCAATCCTGCTGAACATGGGGGAACTCGAAAGGGACGGAAGAAAACCTATCAGTGTCAGGAATGTGGGAGAGCCTTCAAAAGGAGTTCACACCTCATTGGCCATCAGAGaatccacactggagagaaaccttatgagtGTAATGAATGTGGTAAGACCTTCAGGCAGACTTCTCAGCTTGTCGTTCATTTGAGAACACACACGGGGGAAAAACCCTATGTGTGCACTGAGTGTGGAAAGACCTATCGCCATAGCTCCCATCTCATTCTACACAAGAGACTCCACAGTGGggagaaaccttataaatgtaatgaatgtggaagaGGTTTCACTCAGAGTTCCCGACTCATTGACCACCAGAGACTTCATACTGGGGAAAAACCTTATGAATGCAGTGAATGTGGAGAGGCATTTATTCGGAGTAAAAGTCTTCTCCGACATCAGATTCTTCACAGTGGTAAGCAACCTTACGAGTGTAATGAGTGTGGGAGAGCTTTCTGTTCCAACAGAAATCTTATCGACCATCAGAGAATCCACACTGGGGAGAAGCCTTATGAGTGTAATGAATGCGGCAAGGCCTTTAGTCGGAGTAAATGCCTTATTCGACATCAAATCCTCCACACTGGGGAAAAGCCATACAAATGtggtgaatgtgggaaagccttccaTCAGAACTCTCAACTTGCTGACCATGAgcgaattcatactggagaaaaaccattTGAATGTAGTGAGTGTGGTAAAGCATTCAGTCTGAGTAAATGTCTTATTCGACACCAGAGACTTCACACAGGTGAAAAGCCCTATAAGTGCAGTGAGTGTGGAAAATCCTTTAATCAAAACTCACACCTCATTATACaccagagaattcacactggtgagaaaccctatgaatgtcaTGAGTGTGGAAAGGTCTTCAGTTATAGCTCTAGCCTAATGGTCCATCAGAGAACCCATACTGGGGaaaaaccctataaatgtaacgattgtgggaaagccttcagtgACAGCTCCCAGCTCATTGTGCACCAGagagttcacactggagagaaaccttatgagtGTAGTGAGTGTGGGAAATCCTTTAGTCAGCGTTCCACTTTTAATCACCACCAACgaactcacactggagagaagccctcCAGTCTGACTCAGTCAGTTTCTTAA
- the LOC128591715 gene encoding zinc finger protein with KRAB and SCAN domains 7-like isoform X3, whose protein sequence is MTTGGRGTLGLVPRNAIFQKQEGRLNVKQEPESQTWGQGCSLQKNHPPVCEIFRLHFRQLCYHEMSGPQEALSRLRELCRWWLMPEVHTKEQILELLVLEQFLSILPTELRTWVQLHHPESGEEAVAVVEDFQRHLNGSGEVTTPAQEQEMHLEEMAALGATKESPPTSPLSGGSVPGALLEPLHDPGAHHLPNVHFAQLVSPVPAFPQAGSSGDQAGTTVLRMVRCQDTAACEDLSVDDTEQKWKGLAFSQRAPYWNVMLENYHSSASLGSSSWPWSSDLWSILECSTKCPALRLEQGSFLQVRARWRVQS, encoded by the exons ATGACCACTGGAGGCAGGGGAACTTTAGGTCTTGTCCCCAGGAATGCTATTTTCCAGAAACAGGAGGGACGCCTGAATGTGAAGCAGGAGCCAGAGAGCCAGACGTGGGGACAGGGCTGCAGTCTTCAAAAGAACCACCCTCCTGTCTGTGAAATCTTCCGGCTGCACTTTAGGCAGTTATGTTACCACGAGATGTCTGGGCCACAGGAAGCTCTGAGCCGCCTCCGGGAGCTCTGCCGCTGGTGGCTGATGCCAGAGGTACACACCAAGGAGCAGATCCTGGAGCTGCTGGTGTTAGAGCAGTTTCTGAGCATCCTACCCACGGAGCTCCGGACCTGGGTACAGCTCCATCACCCCGAGAGTGGTGAGGAGGCTGTGGCTGTGGTGGAGGATTTCCAGAGACACCTCAATGGATCAGGAGAG GTTACAACTCCAGCACAGGAACAGGAAATGCACTTGGAGGAGATGGCAGCTCTGGGTGCAACAAAGGAATCCCCTCCTACCTCACCGCTCAGTGGAGGCTCAGTCCCTGGAGCCCTCTTGGAGCCTCTTCATGACCCAGGGGCACATCACCTTCCCAATGTGCACTTTG cTCAACTTGTTTCCCCGGTTCCTGCCTTTCCCCAAGCTGGGAGCTCTGGAGACCAAGCAGGAACAACTGTGCTTCGGATGGTCAGGTGCCAG GACACTGCGGCATGTGAGGACCTGTCTGTGGATGACACTGAGCAGAAGTGGAAAGGTCTGGCATTCAGTCAGAGAGCCCCGTACTGGAACGTGATGCTGGAAAATTACCACAGCTCGGCCTCGTTGG GATCTAGTTCCTGGCCCTGGTCCAGTGACCTATGGTCCATTCTGGAATGCTCTACAAAGTGTCCTGCTCTAAGACTTGAGCAGGGGAGTTTCCTG CAGGTGAGAGCAAGATGGAGAGTTCAGAGTTAA
- the LOC128591715 gene encoding zinc finger protein with KRAB and SCAN domains 7-like isoform X1: MTTGGRGTLGLVPRNAIFQKQEGRLNVKQEPESQTWGQGCSLQKNHPPVCEIFRLHFRQLCYHEMSGPQEALSRLRELCRWWLMPEVHTKEQILELLVLEQFLSILPTELRTWVQLHHPESGEEAVAVVEDFQRHLNGSGEVTTPAQEQEMHLEEMAALGATKESPPTSPLSGGSVPGALLEPLHDPGAHHLPNVHFAQLVSPVPAFPQAGSSGDQAGTTVLRMVRCQDTAACEDLSVDDTEQKWKGLAFSQRAPYWNVMLENYHSSASLAGESKMESSELTLKQEISNVSELSDSTLGVPFGLVPGAPVSGDVHEDTFKTLEGQPLDEEENRLQSDFLEIVDEDKEKYRCEEYKEVEENPNLSSNPAEHGGTRKGRKKTYQCQECGRAFKRSSHLIGHQRIHTGEKPYECNECGKTFRQTSQLVVHLRTHTGEKPYVCTECGKTYRHSSHLILHKRLHSGEKPYKCNECGRGFTQSSRLIDHQRLHTGEKPYECSECGEAFIRSKSLLRHQILHSGKQPYECNECGRAFCSNRNLIDHQRIHTGEKPYECNECGKAFSRSKCLIRHQILHTGEKPYKCGECGKAFHQNSQLADHERIHTGEKPFECSECGKAFSLSKCLIRHQRLHTGEKPYKCSECGKSFNQNSHLIIHQRIHTGEKPYECHECGKVFSYSSSLMVHQRTHTGEKPYKCNDCGKAFSDSSQLIVHQRVHTGEKPYECSECGKSFSQRSTFNHHQRTHTGEKPSSLTQSVS; the protein is encoded by the exons ATGACCACTGGAGGCAGGGGAACTTTAGGTCTTGTCCCCAGGAATGCTATTTTCCAGAAACAGGAGGGACGCCTGAATGTGAAGCAGGAGCCAGAGAGCCAGACGTGGGGACAGGGCTGCAGTCTTCAAAAGAACCACCCTCCTGTCTGTGAAATCTTCCGGCTGCACTTTAGGCAGTTATGTTACCACGAGATGTCTGGGCCACAGGAAGCTCTGAGCCGCCTCCGGGAGCTCTGCCGCTGGTGGCTGATGCCAGAGGTACACACCAAGGAGCAGATCCTGGAGCTGCTGGTGTTAGAGCAGTTTCTGAGCATCCTACCCACGGAGCTCCGGACCTGGGTACAGCTCCATCACCCCGAGAGTGGTGAGGAGGCTGTGGCTGTGGTGGAGGATTTCCAGAGACACCTCAATGGATCAGGAGAG GTTACAACTCCAGCACAGGAACAGGAAATGCACTTGGAGGAGATGGCAGCTCTGGGTGCAACAAAGGAATCCCCTCCTACCTCACCGCTCAGTGGAGGCTCAGTCCCTGGAGCCCTCTTGGAGCCTCTTCATGACCCAGGGGCACATCACCTTCCCAATGTGCACTTTG cTCAACTTGTTTCCCCGGTTCCTGCCTTTCCCCAAGCTGGGAGCTCTGGAGACCAAGCAGGAACAACTGTGCTTCGGATGGTCAGGTGCCAG GACACTGCGGCATGTGAGGACCTGTCTGTGGATGACACTGAGCAGAAGTGGAAAGGTCTGGCATTCAGTCAGAGAGCCCCGTACTGGAACGTGATGCTGGAAAATTACCACAGCTCGGCCTCGTTGG CAGGTGAGAGCAAGATGGAGAGTTCAGAGTTAACTTTGAAGCAAGAAATTTCTAATGTATCAGAGTTATCTGATAGCACATTGGGGGTACCCTTTGGCCTGGTTCCTGGGGCACCAGTGTCTGGAGATGTCCATGAAGATACATTCAAAACGCTAGAAGGGCAACCCTTAGATGAAGAAGAGAACAGActacaaagtgattttttggAAATAGTAGATGAGGATAAGGAAAAATACAGGTGTGAAGAATATAAGGAAGTTGAGGAAAACCCAAATCTGTCCTCCAATCCTGCTGAACATGGGGGAACTCGAAAGGGACGGAAGAAAACCTATCAGTGTCAGGAATGTGGGAGAGCCTTCAAAAGGAGTTCACACCTCATTGGCCATCAGAGaatccacactggagagaaaccttatgagtGTAATGAATGTGGTAAGACCTTCAGGCAGACTTCTCAGCTTGTCGTTCATTTGAGAACACACACGGGGGAAAAACCCTATGTGTGCACTGAGTGTGGAAAGACCTATCGCCATAGCTCCCATCTCATTCTACACAAGAGACTCCACAGTGGggagaaaccttataaatgtaatgaatgtggaagaGGTTTCACTCAGAGTTCCCGACTCATTGACCACCAGAGACTTCATACTGGGGAAAAACCTTATGAATGCAGTGAATGTGGAGAGGCATTTATTCGGAGTAAAAGTCTTCTCCGACATCAGATTCTTCACAGTGGTAAGCAACCTTACGAGTGTAATGAGTGTGGGAGAGCTTTCTGTTCCAACAGAAATCTTATCGACCATCAGAGAATCCACACTGGGGAGAAGCCTTATGAGTGTAATGAATGCGGCAAGGCCTTTAGTCGGAGTAAATGCCTTATTCGACATCAAATCCTCCACACTGGGGAAAAGCCATACAAATGtggtgaatgtgggaaagccttccaTCAGAACTCTCAACTTGCTGACCATGAgcgaattcatactggagaaaaaccattTGAATGTAGTGAGTGTGGTAAAGCATTCAGTCTGAGTAAATGTCTTATTCGACACCAGAGACTTCACACAGGTGAAAAGCCCTATAAGTGCAGTGAGTGTGGAAAATCCTTTAATCAAAACTCACACCTCATTATACaccagagaattcacactggtgagaaaccctatgaatgtcaTGAGTGTGGAAAGGTCTTCAGTTATAGCTCTAGCCTAATGGTCCATCAGAGAACCCATACTGGGGaaaaaccctataaatgtaacgattgtgggaaagccttcagtgACAGCTCCCAGCTCATTGTGCACCAGagagttcacactggagagaaaccttatgagtGTAGTGAGTGTGGGAAATCCTTTAGTCAGCGTTCCACTTTTAATCACCACCAACgaactcacactggagagaagccctcCAGTCTGACTCAGTCAGTTTCTTAA